One genomic segment of Ipomoea triloba cultivar NCNSP0323 chromosome 9, ASM357664v1 includes these proteins:
- the LOC116028801 gene encoding dehydration-responsive element-binding protein 2B-like — MADGEKRKSRMRRNGSESVEEILLRWKKLNNAPVETNAYAATNMINGGIKKRVKFPAKASRKGCMAGKGGPENSGCTYRGVRQRIWGKWVAEIREPVYTSDEYQSKGARIWLGTFPTAREAALAYDEAARVMYGPNAILNFPDSPALAKMSDSSNNVYAAEESMYVCMDSAIHLESRDCYSVLDSESKPNPQPLDFRSSTECDENEVFHYLRKGGENIELLQKEQEEQTHDAVSERELQLQEASSLCSNTQDEEDLEAALSQLVDSDFDFSSFFSLLFSK, encoded by the coding sequence atGGCTGATGGGGAGAAAAGGAAATCAAGAATGCGGCGCAATGGGAGTGAATCGGTGGAGGAGATATTGTTAAGGTGGAAGAAGCTAAACAATGCGCCGGTGGAGACCAATGCTTATGCTGCTACTAATATGATAAACGGAGGGATTAAGAAACGGGTAAAGTTTCCGGCCAAGGCATCAAGAAAGGGGTGTATGGCCGGGAAGGGTGGGCCGGAGAATTCAGGGTGTACATACAGAGGAGTTAGGCAGAGGATTTGGGGAAAATGGGTTGCTGAGATCCGGGAACCGGTTTATACCTCTGATGAGTATCAGAGCAAAGGCGCCCGCATTTGGCTAGGCACTTTTCCAACCGCCAGAGAGGCCGCTCTTGCTTATGATGAGGCTGCAAGGGTTATGTATGGCCCCAATGCCATTCTTAACTTCCCAGATTCTCCGGCTTTGGCTAAGATGTCTGATTCGAGTAACAATGTTTATGCAGCTGAGGAATCGATGTATGTTTGTATGGATTCTGCAATACATCTTGAGAGTCGAGATTGCTACTCAGTTCTTGATTCTGAATCCAAGCCTAATCCTCAACCATTGGATTTCAGATCCTCAACAGAATGTGATGAGAATGAGGTTTTCCATTATCTCAGAAAAGGCGGCGAAAATATAGAGTTATTGCAGAAGGAACAAGAGGAACAAACACATGATGCAGTTAGTGAGAGAGAATTGCAGTTGCAGGAAGCATCAAGTTTGTGCAGCAATACACAAGACGAAGAGGATTTGGAGGCAGCATTGTCTCAACTGGTGGACTCTGATTTTGATTTCTCAAGCTTTTTTAGTCTCCTTTTCAGCAAGTAG
- the LOC116028802 gene encoding PRA1 family protein B4-like — protein MATPAVAPTSNRQPTTSVAASDAIAAAFVPNPAFRTFLNQITENIRNGLSQRRPWHELVDRSAISKPESLSEATLRIRKNYAYFRTNYYVLVAAVIGLSLLSNPFTLCLLLGLLAAWLFLYVFRPIDQPLVLFGRVFSDFEILACLILSTIFVLFLTSVGSLLITSLLVSVAIVGAHSAFRVPEDFYFEEQQAQAQAPTPASSIISLLTGATTKAAAAPPTAVRV, from the coding sequence ATGGCCACGCCTGCGGTTGCCCCTACTTCCAACCGCCAACCCACGACCTCCGTGGCCGCCTCCGACGCCATCGCCGCCGCCTTCGTTCCCAACCCTGCTTTCCGCACCTTCCTTAACCAAATCACCGAGAACATACGCAATGGCCTTTCCCAGCGCCGCCCCTGGCACGAACTCGTCGACCGTTCCGCCATCTCCAAGCCCGAATCCTTATCCGAAGCCACTCTCCGCATCCGCAAGAACTACGCGTATTTCCGGACCAACTACTACGTCCTCGTCGCCGCCGTGATCGGATTATCGCTCCTCAGCAACCCCTTCACCCTCTGCCTCCTCCTCGGTCTCCTCGCCGCCTGGCTCTTCCTCTACGTCTTCCGCCCTATCGATCAGCCTCTCGTCCTCTTCGGCCGCGTCTTCTCCGATTTCGAAATCCTCGCCTGCCTCATTCTCTCCACTATCTTCGTCCTTTTCCTTACCAGCGTCGGATCCCTTCTCATCACCTCATTGCTCGTCAGCGTCGCCATTGTTGGCGCCCATTCAGCTTTCCGCGTCCCCGAAGATTTCTACTTCGAAGAGCAACAGGCTCAGGCTCAGGCTCCCACTCCCGCCTCGAGTATCATCTCCTTGTTGACTGGCGCTACCACAAAAGCTGCCGCCGCTCCGCCCACTGCAGTTCGGGTTTGA
- the LOC116028691 gene encoding macrophage migration inhibitory factor homolog, producing the protein MPCLNLSTNVNLEGVDTSSILAEATSVVAKIIGKPESYVMIVLKGSVPLSFGGTEQPAAYGELVSIGGLNADVNKKLSAAIAEILESKLKVPKSRYFLKFYDAKGSFFGWNGSTF; encoded by the exons ATGCCTTGCCTCAACTTGTCGACGAACGTCAACCTTGAAGGTGTTGACACCTCTTCCATCCTCGCTGAAGCCACCTCGGTTGTTGCCAAAATCATCGGCAAACCTGAATCC TATGTAATGATTGTGTTGAAGGGATCTGTGCCTCTGTCTTTCGGTGGGACAGAGCAGCCAGCAGCCTATGGTGAGCTGGTGTCCATTGGGGGCCTGAATGCTGATGTTAACAAGAAGCTGAGTGCTGCTATTGCTGAAATACTCGAGAGCAAGCTGAAAGTTCCCAAGTCACGCTATTTCCTGAAGTTCTACGATGCCAAG GGCTCATTCTTCGGATGGAATGGATCCACTTTCTAG